Genomic DNA from Hordeum vulgare subsp. vulgare chromosome 2H, MorexV3_pseudomolecules_assembly, whole genome shotgun sequence:
ttacatctgCCTTCCCAAACTAGAGCTGCTCAGATGGGAGGCGTGGATGCACCGCGAGGCCCCCTTGCATTTTGGTTCCGTCCCGTCCCtgtaggcctcgtttggttaagggggattggggaggttttgagaggaaaatccccggggggcccagaaaccccacagatcctcgggcgtccatttggtaggaggggtttgcttagcccaatccccaccgttccccttcaatcccttcctatccatgtgttttaAAACCCTCCTCGAAGGACTAGTGAAAGCAAAACCCCggagatttgagaggattgggtggaacaaagggattcacctaatcccctgaaatccctccctctcagAACCtctccaatcccccttaaccaaacgaggcctaaggAGTTATTCCTGGTGTGTGGTGCAGACTTTGACCGCCCGGAGTTTAGTTTAAGCCAGCTTCTAGATGGTGCCACTGAAATTCATACCCTGACCTTAAACTTCCAAGGAGAAAAGGTAATTTCCTACTATTTCAGTATGCATTGTGCGACGTGCTTCTAATTTCATCAGTAGGAATTACGGGGTTAATTAGGAGCATatgctctttttttttttttgcagctTCATGTCTTGATCAAGAAATTTGCTTACCTTTATTATTGGTAGGGATGTTTCGTTGATTTTTCCCTTTATTTGTCTGCCCACCAGCTTTGGATCCAACCGGAAAGCAGGCAACTCCGCGCCGCATTCAGGAAGCTGTCTATTCATGGCATATATGTTGAGTTTGACCTGTTATGGACAATAACTCTCCTTGAAGCTGCTCCAAGTGTTGAGATATTTGATATTGAGGTACTAATTTTACTTATTCTTTTCTCTCGATTGTTAGTTGAATAGATTTATTATGTATTTCCTTCCTGGTTATTGATATCATCGCTTGATGGATTTCATAATAGAATCTCCTGGGAATACTAGCTACTATATGTACTTCATGTAATTATTAGGTCTTGGTTCTTGGATACAGGTGTTTGAACATCCATGTCTGGTACCATATTGGGAGCGCTTTGGCATTCAAAGAGTGAAACCTTCTTGGAAGATGGCTGGGTTCCCAGGCTGTAACAAGTGGCAACTGAGAGAGCTCCATGTGACCAACTTCAGTCCCCTAATGAAGCAACATATGTTAATTGTACGTGAGGTGATGGATCGAGCACCGAACTTGAAAAGTGTTATTttgaaagaagatgaagaaccatgCAAGGATTGCGAGGCAATAGACGCACTGCCTAATCCGATAGGAGGCTTGTTTCCAAGGACCAAAAATGAGCAAGAAACAATAGCCCAGCAACTTAGGGACAACATGGTCGGCTCGTCCTCGGTGAAGATAGTTTTCAAAAGTATTGCTTCAGCAATGGTATTCTGAACTTGTATGTACGTTGAATGCAAGTGCAAGTATTAAACGAAAATGTGGTATACAGGCTTTCTATTGTGCTCTATTTTTTCTAATGTTTAAAGTTAGCGTTCATGTAAACGCTAATGCACAAACATTAGCAGTTGCATCAATTCATTTTAAGGTGAGGCGGTTCCAGCAAGTTTGAATTATCTAGGATACAAGCTCATTTTTTTTAGAGTGaattccactttttacccctaAGTTTGACATTTTTGACACTAATTACCCCTTTTAACAGAATTTCATCCAACATACCCCATTTAATATAAGTGTTGCCACAGTTTTTCCCCCTTTTAAATTTTCTAGAGCATTTTGACCGATGGTTCACAATTATCAGGTCCAGATGACGTGCCATGTCGGCAGGTTTTTCCTAGGATTCTTTTTGCGGACTTTACTTCGCACAGCCGACCGGACCGAGCCAATGGCAAGATCCTTGAACGATTTACGGCCGCTTGATTCATGTGTCATATCattatgtgccgagaactcatgtgtcaTGGTGAACTCGTATGACGTGCCATGTCGGCAGGTTTTTCCTAGGATTCTTTTTGCGGGCTTTACTTCGCACAGCCGACCGGACCGAGCCAATGGCAAGCAGACGCAAATACGGATCCTTGAACGATTTACGGCCGCTTGATTCATGTGTCATATCattatgtgccgagaactcatgtgtcaTGGTGAACTCGTATGCAGAGTTGGAATTGATGATGTTTACCTTGTTTGTGTAATGGATTAGGAAAACGCAATGTGGACAAAACTCATGTGTTCTGGTAAAAATATTCTTCCTATTTATGCACCAGATGATGCTTTCAAAATTTGTTATTTTAGATGGTAGCTTATGTCATACTTATGCACATTGTTTTGTCAAAACTGATTATAGTTATGCTATACATTGCTGTCAATTTCACATGCAGAAAAAATAATGTGGCAACATGGACCTGACAATCAAGACCATGTATCAAAGTGCtcataaaaaatagaaaagggtAAATTGTGGCAACACTTTTGTTAAATGGGGTATAACGGATGCAATTCTCTTAAATGGGGTAATTAATGTAAAAAACGTCAAATTTAGGGGTAAAATACGGAATTCActcattttttaatctaggacgcAGAGAACCTAAGAGTTGAAGAATTGGTGTGACAATGAGCTGTTAGAATAATGCAGCATTATCTTAATGAAATAACATTGGAAtggatattttgttgttgttgcagcgtGTGGAATGATGACAACATCTTGTATCCTTTGCTAATGCTGAGCAACTGTAATGTCCATTTCCATTTCAGTAGCTCAACACTCAACAGTGGCATAAACCCAACAACCAAATTATTTGTGTTTGCCAAAAATTTAAGTTTCTTCCCTACTTTGAGCAAACAGGATATTCTTTATAAGTTTTTGAGAAACATAAATTTCACGTTTCCTGTCATTGAGAAAGAAAACATCAGTATGTATGTGGGTGACAAGTATCTGCCTGGGCACATGTGCATGCAACTCAGCAATCTTTTAAAATAATCTGCCATTTTTCTATTTGAGGATTAAACATTGATAATAGAGTAACGTGTTTTAAAAATTGACGGCATTAGGCGTCGACTGGGTGAAGCACTCATTGAATTGGTCGCTTCGACGTTGGGTCCATATGTAATGGAGCATCTGAGATGGCTCACTGTGACCCGGGGCTTTGCAACATGACTCATGTTGAAATGACTTGTCTTCCGTCCCAAACATTTTCTAGCTGTTTGCAATTTGCCCAATGCTGCCACTGCAACACAGTGCAGTGCCGCCCTTAGAAGACTCAATGGTCGTCCCATAGCACTCCCGCCGCCCTCTCATTGTGTGGGGGGCAACTTGCAACGCTCGGCGGTGCCCCCCTTGCAACACCTAACATCCAGTCTCTCTACACTCGGTCTACTGCTTGCAGGATATATCTCGACAGAGGGATGAGACGGGGAGGTAACAGACGCACGGGGAGAGGGTTGTGGTGTTGTGCGCGGCAACAAGGTGGGACGGGGCGGCGCGATTGGAGCTCCATGTCGAGATAGGGGAAGCGGCATTTAGAGTGCCGCGTGTGCTGAACTGATGGATGTCAGGGGCATGGAGAAAGAGAATGGCGACTTAAGAGGATAAGGAGGTCTTCTTGTTTTATTTTGCCGATAGAAAAGGGCATGTGGCAGGCACTTGTGGCAGCGGATCTCTGTAGAGGGATGGGTTGAGGTGGTAGGAGAGAAGCGGTAGAGGGTTGGGGTGCGGTGCATGGCAACACGGTGGAATGGGGCAACATGATTGGAGCTCCATGTCGATCGGGAACGACGGAGTGGTGTAGAGTTTAGTGTGTGATGGATCAATGGGTTTCGGAGGCATGGAGAAAGAGAATGAAAAGTGAAAAGGTTGATTGCTTGTTTTCTTCGCCAATAGAAAAGGGCAATGTGGTAGTCGCTCGTGGCAGCAGAGCGAGCACATCGATCAGTCGGTGGGTCGACGAACCCAAGATTTTAGCCATGATTCAGGTTTGCAACATGAGCAATCTAGCTCTTAGGATGACCCGTGTTTGCAATATGAGGAATGTTTCCTTAGGATGACCCGTgttttcaacatgaggaatgttgaTCTTAGGATGACCCGTGTTTGCAACATGAGGAATGTTGTGCTAAGGAGTTTGCAACATGAAACATGTTGCAAACTGGTCGGGTCAGTCTGTGTGGGAGAAGATTTGTGTTGCACATCGCCGGATCAAGTTCGGATCGAACGACTATAGAGGTCAAGACCAAACCTAGTAGGGAATCAGGGAGAGGTCAAGGGTTTGTTTGGATGGTTACCAAATTGCGCCTTACCTATATTTTGGACAAGACCAAAACATTGGCCTTTGTTTGGGTGGAGGCCAACTTTTTGGCAAGTAATGTTTTCTTACATTCTATACATTTTTCTAGGCAAAGTTGGGCAATTAATTGGCAAGCAAAACATTAAGTAAAATCTTGGCAaccaatttttttggtaggacaaTTGTAGGCACAAGCCAACCAGACCCGAAGAGAATGAGGAGAGATTCAAAATGAAGAGGGCAAGATTCGAAAGTTTCCTTTCATTAGCGATAGCCCACACACTTTTTTTGAGAAATCGCCCAAGGAAGGGGCGTCCTACCTTAATGTATTACTGTGGCTATTATGCCAAGTGAATGGCCCAATTTATAAGGAAAACTATATCGAAAACTTAAACAAATAGACCTCATTTATGAGAAAATAATACAAAGTAATAAGAGGGAAAAGAAAGAGGATTGAAAATGGGAGCCCATGAcaaggcatgatacgtctccaatgtatctgtaattttttattgtttcatgttgttatattatcattcatgGATGTTTAACAATAATTTTATAacaactttatatcttttttgagactaacctattgacatagtgcctagcgtgagttgttgttttttgcttatttttttcCTTCGCAAAATATCagtatcagatgaagtccaagtGGTACGAAACTTTGAAGTCCAAAATGTGAATAGAATTTCAAAATTCTAAACTTTTTTAAAAAACAAAAACGAAATTGAGTATGTGCCAATAAAAGAGAACATTTTTTAACTTCCGGGCAATTTTAGAAATGCGTCAACATTTTCAAACTTCATGAAACCTTGTTCTTGTGAAGTGGGCCGGCCCAAATTCTCGGCCGGCAGAGTAGTACGTAATCCCGGTCAGGATTATAGTATTCCCAGCGTGCCAAACAGATCTAAGGTCTAAGATAGACTGAGATTGTAAGTTCGAAGTGCCAATTTTCGAGATTCAAAGTTCAGGGTCTGGTTTAGCTTTCGTCTACCACTTCAAGGTTTATTTTTGACTTTTTCCTCGTAACGTCGGTGGTCATTGTTTGTTGAGGTTGCAGCACCGACATGCATCCGTTTTTAATTCCTCGTGTTGCTGCTTCGGTTGCATCATCGACCACCTCATGTGTGCGCGCCTACAACCAGCATCGTCAGCACGGTACTCGCACTCTCGCCCATCAACCCACTCATCTCAACcgcttgattttttttaaaagactCATCTCAACCGCTTTCGTGCCCATCAGTCGCTCAAACAAGGATCTGCCGGCCCTTGcagcagcgccgcctcctcacGTAGCTTCACCTCACGTCCTTGGTCGCACCTTGTGCAAGCCCTCCGCGCATTCTAACATTATATGAAACGTAGTTTTTGTCCGAAAGTCATAACTCTGTAAGAGCATCTCGAGCCGTTCGGTCCTCAGGAACGTGAAAAAGCGCTGTCTTGGATGCGTCAGCAGAAAAAACGTCGTGGGGGCTCGGGTTTTCAGCCGTCCCCCGCCGTCGATTTCAACCCATTTTCGGCACAAATTGGCCCACTCTCGAAGCAAATTGACCCACTTTTGGCTCATATTCGGCATGTTTCGGCACAAATTAAACCTCCTTTATTTTTTATCACATAGTTCGTTACAGAAATGAATACAAATAAAAATACTTCAATAAATTaatacaaatcaaaatagttcaACAAATAAAAACTTATAATTCATCACACATGGAGCTAGGCGTTGGCCTTGAGCCTACATATATGCTCCATCAAATCGTCGTGTAATTGTTGATTCACCTGTGGGTCTTGGATCTTCTGACGCATGTTGAGGATGCACCTGCAGTTGTTTCTATCCTTTTATACATGGCACAAAACATGTTTTTTCTTTAAATTTTGCAAGCGAACATAAAGTGTCTGGATGTACACGCAAAAATatgttttgaattttttaatattttaaattttctttttattttattaaatAATAAGTGTAACTACACCTATGAGACAAAACACCACTCTTCATACACTAAAGACCTTTGAACCTAAATAATCTTTAACTATTAATAAATcacctattgcttctgtggtacgtcatgAAAAATTGCCTctgaagtttgcataaattatccaccatgccaccggtaaaaaataaaaaacgtttcacaaagcgaaaaatctcggactgggccggcccatgtaaaaaccttttatattacgctctgcaccctgggagaatatccagcacaccgtatgggcggcccatgcacaggctcagtttttttagttccgtttatttatttctcttcagtttcattttatttttctattttaaataatttagaacttcaaataacctttaagcttttaataaacttaaaattttaaatcaacatattttcaaaaataaaatgtttgtgacttcaaaaactgctcggagtttttgtAAATTAATCTAGTTTtttcaactacaattatttaggtataaGAAGAGTATGAGAGTAGATATCTGTATTGAGTACCTTATAAAAGTATTGAATAAAGGGATATATTAGTTCGGATATTTTTTCTCTAAAAACTTGCCCAGACTTAGAAATCTCCGATTGACCATActttatactcccttcgtttataaatataagtattttttaaaaaaatactaGGAAACCACATACGAAACAAATTAGCCTGGGAGAGTATTATACATGTAGCCTGCAAAGTGGGGCCAGGAACGGATTCTATTTGTTGGAACGGATACTTGATCGAACTATTATTCACATCCAACACGTCACGCAGCCCCCAGCCCGGTTCCGCCAGCACGTCACGAACCTTCCCTGCCGTCCGATCGTGAAATCCGACGGTCCAGATCGACTTGCCCGCGTGTCGCCGCGCCCCCGAGGGACACACCGCGTCGGAGACCACCTCCGATTCGTCCACGTCCCGCCCGCGCTGTATCTCTTCGCGCCATAAATAGCAGccgcaccacctcctcctgctacgTAATACTGTAACTTGGATACAAGCTACAGCTTGGAGAAGTCGATCAATCGCCGGCGACGACGATGGCTCGCGGGACGACGATGTTGCTCGGGGTAGTGCTCGCCGTGCTGCTCCTCGTCGCCGCGCCGGCTCCCTCGGCAGTGGCGGCTGAGAAGGAAAAGGGCTCTGGCAACGGCGGGCCGGTGATCGGCATCGACCTGGGCACGACCTACTCGTGCGTGGCCGTGTACCGGAACGGCCGCGTGGAGATCATCGCCAACGACCAGGGCAACCGCATCACCCCCTCCTGGGTCGCCTTCACCGACTCCGGCGAGCGCCTCATCGGCGAGGCAGCCAAGAACCAGGCCGCCGCCAACCCGCTCCGCACAGTCTACGACGCCAAGCGCCTCATTGGCCGCAACTTCGTGGACGCGGAGGTGCAGCGGGACATGAAGCTGCTGCCGTTCAAGGTGGTGGACAAGAACGGCAAGCCGCACGTCGAGGTGGAGGTCAAGGCCGGCGACGTGCGGACGTTCAGCCCGGAGGAGGTGAGCGCCATGGTTCTCACCAGGATGAAGGAGACGGCCGAGGCCTACCTCGGCGAGAAGGTCCGGGACGCCGTGATCACCATCCCGGCCTACTTCAACGACGCGCAGCGCCAGGCCACCAAGGACGCCGGCGCCATCGCCGGCCTCAACGTCGTCCGCCTCATCAACGAGCCCACCGCCGCCGCTATAGCCTACGGCCTCGACAAGGTGGCCGACGGGAAGGAGCGGAACGTGCTGGTGTTCGACCTCGGTGGCGGCACCTTTGACGTGAGCGTGCTCGCGCTCGACGGCGGCGTCTTCGAGGTCCTCGCCACCAACGGCGACACCCATCTCGGAGGCGAGGACTTCGACCAGCGCGTAATGGACCACTTCATCCGGCTCGTCAAGCGGAAGCACGGCGTCGACATCTCCGGCGACGCCCGCGCGCTCGGCAAGCTCCGCCGCGAGTGCGAGCGCGCCAAGCGGGCGCTCAGCACCCAGCTCCAGGTCCGCGTGGAGATCGAGTCGCTGGCCGACGGCGTCGACCTGTCGGAGCCGCTCACCCGGGCTCGCTTCGAGGAGCTCAACGCCGACCTCTTCCGCAAGGTCATGGCGCCCGTGAAGAAGGCCATGGCGGACGCCGGGCTGGCCAAGGGCGACATCGACGAGGTGGTGCTGGTCGGCGGCAGCACCAGGATCCCCAAGGTGCAGCAGCTCCTCCGCGACTACTTCGGCGGCAAGGAGCCACACAAGGGCGTCAACCCCGACGAGGCCGTCGCCTACGGAGCGGCCGTGCAGGGCGGCATCGTGCGCGGCGATGCCAAGGAGGTTGTGGTGCTGGACGTGACGCCGTTGACGCTCGGCATCGAGACGGCCGGCGGCGTGATGGCGAGTGTGATCCCGCGGAACACGCCGATCCCGACCAAGAGGACCAAGATGTTCACCACCTACGTGGACAAGCAGACCACGGTGACCATCATGGTGTTCGAGGGCGAGCGGAGCATGACCAAGGACAACCGGCTGCTGGGCAAGTTCGACCTCACCGGGATCGCGCCGGCGCCGAGGGGCACGCCGCAAATCGAGGTGACCCTGGAGGTGGACGTGAACGGCATCCTGCACGTGGGGGCGGCGGACAAGGGCACGGGAAGGTCGGAGAAGATCGAGATCAGCAGCGCCGGCCGAAGCATCAGCCAGGAGGAGATCGAGCGCATGGTGCAAGAGGCGGAGGAGTTCGCCGAGGAGGACAGGAAGGTGAGGGACACGGTGGACGCGCGGAACAAGCTGGAGGCGTACGTGTACAGCACCCGGACAACGGCCGACGGCGAGCTGGGGGACAAGATGGACGGCGGCGACAGGGAGAGGGTCAGGGAGGCGGCAAGGGAAGCCAGCGAGTGGCTCGAGGCCAATCCAGACGCCGACCAGGACGACTACACGGAGAAGCTCAAGGAGCTGGAGGATGTCTGCAGCCCCGTCTTCGCCGCTTCCTACGGGAACGCCGGCGGTGGTCATGACGACGCTGCCGAGGACAACGACCACGACGAACTCTAGGATTCTACAGTTCTTAAAGCTTTAGTAATATTAGGATTGAACTACGTACGTCCCGACTAACCAACGCCCAAAGTCATGTTTATTGTTTGTCTGGTTGATTAATACATCATGCATTGCTTGGCTAGATAATATACTCCTAGTTCATAACTAAGGAATTTTAGAAAGGTCAGATATGATTTTTACAGTAACAAATTCAATCTTCAGATGGCGTTCCTCAGCTTCAGTAGATGCGATGACGCCGTACCTTGTTGAAGGCATTATTTGTAGttttctcgcacttgatctttggGGTGAAAAATCATGATCGGACAATAGCGACGTTTACACGTCGTTTCCTTTCATCATGCGTTGCTACTGAACAATCTCTATCGTAGTCTTGAGATGGTTGGTACTGATGGTGATTGTATTTGTCGATCACTTCGGCCTTCGGggctctttttccttttctttttttctatgcCAGAAATAACTTCGGTCTTGTATGAATTCACCATTTGCAGAcgtgtttttttgtgtgtgttaatGTTGGCTGTGTGTATCTTACTTTATAAAGACCGGGTGTGTACTCTTATATGTTTGTACATCTGTTTGATAAAGAGCCCTTTACAAAATAAGTGGGACCATGGGTGAAATAAATTTGAGTGATGTTCTAGTTGAAGGAAATTTTCCTGCACTCCCCCCGCCCTCCCTCCCAACACCCTAAAATATCTATCGCACCCAAGGTATTTAGTTTTTGAGTCGATTCTTAGGGTGGACTGAAAAGCAGGTTGGCGGAAGGGAAATTTCAGCCTAACCATCATCAAACTGGTGCCAGACTCGCTGGAGTCTGATGAAATTACACCAAGGTGCTCCGATTTCGGCCCAAATACCCTTCAATTTCCGACAACCAACCCTTATTCTGATCAATTGCGGCGTAGGAGCAAGAGCTCAGGAGGGCGGACACCACTAACAAGTGGCAGGCAACGCCTTGGGGCCACATCGTTACTACACGGCCGGGCGTGCGAACCAGTTCGACGAAAACACGACAACATAATCGTGCTCCTTGGCCGTGGGCATCCACCGCTCATCGGTCTTGTTGAGGCGTCGGATTGTAAGCGCTGGCTGCTGTAGGTGGAGCCGTCGGATTGGGTGTCATATTTTTGCAGCGTCTCTTGAAACAAACATTCTTCAACGCGCTAAAAAACG
This window encodes:
- the LOC123428447 gene encoding heat shock 70 kDa protein BIP5-like; protein product: MARGTTMLLGVVLAVLLLVAAPAPSAVAAEKEKGSGNGGPVIGIDLGTTYSCVAVYRNGRVEIIANDQGNRITPSWVAFTDSGERLIGEAAKNQAAANPLRTVYDAKRLIGRNFVDAEVQRDMKLLPFKVVDKNGKPHVEVEVKAGDVRTFSPEEVSAMVLTRMKETAEAYLGEKVRDAVITIPAYFNDAQRQATKDAGAIAGLNVVRLINEPTAAAIAYGLDKVADGKERNVLVFDLGGGTFDVSVLALDGGVFEVLATNGDTHLGGEDFDQRVMDHFIRLVKRKHGVDISGDARALGKLRRECERAKRALSTQLQVRVEIESLADGVDLSEPLTRARFEELNADLFRKVMAPVKKAMADAGLAKGDIDEVVLVGGSTRIPKVQQLLRDYFGGKEPHKGVNPDEAVAYGAAVQGGIVRGDAKEVVVLDVTPLTLGIETAGGVMASVIPRNTPIPTKRTKMFTTYVDKQTTVTIMVFEGERSMTKDNRLLGKFDLTGIAPAPRGTPQIEVTLEVDVNGILHVGAADKGTGRSEKIEISSAGRSISQEEIERMVQEAEEFAEEDRKVRDTVDARNKLEAYVYSTRTTADGELGDKMDGGDRERVREAAREASEWLEANPDADQDDYTEKLKELEDVCSPVFAASYGNAGGGHDDAAEDNDHDEL